The Anabaena sp. PCC 7108 region AAGCTTCACAAAGTAAGTCAGCTGATCATCACTCACAGCATAACCTTGATTAATACACCCACCACTTACGGATAAATGTTGCTGAGTTTGAAATTTTTGGCCAGTTACTTGGCTAATATGAGTATCAATTTCTTGCCAAATCATAGTTTGTTAGGGAGGCGAATTAAAACTCGCCCTTACTTGTCAGTTGTTAAGAAGAGATTACCAATGGATATTGAAAATGAAGGGTGGGGAAACCCCACCCCTATGCTGGTTTGATGACAACTACACCATAAGCATTGGGGGAAAGATATTGTTGTGCTGCTTGCAGAAGATGATTTGCATCTTGGGCTTGAATATAATCTGGGTAGTTAAATGCTGGTTCTAAATCACCAATTAAAGATTGATAATAACCATATAAGCCGGCGCGATCGCTTGGAGTTTCATTCCCAAACACAAACCTATTGGCTACACGTCGCCGCACACGGGCAATTTCCGACTCTTTTACCATCTCTGTTTGTAGTATATGCAGATGTTGTGCGATCGCTTCCTCTACTATTGCTAAATTTTCTACATCACACTTGGCGGAAATAGTAAAGACACCTTGCAACAAATTACTCATATTACTCACAGAAATTGAAGATACCAATCCCCTTTCTTCTCGTAAATCCTGCACTAATCTTGATGTGCGTCCATGTCCTAAAATTCCCGCAACAACATCTAGCGCATACGTATCATTTAACTCTATCAAACCAGGTACTCGCCAAATCATCACCAATCTGGCTTGCTGGAGACTTTCATCAACAAATTCCCCACGAACAATTTCTGTAAATGCTGGTTCGGGAATAACTGGTTTCTGTTCTCTGTTGACAGTTGATATTACCTTATTTTTACTAAATCCTTCAGCCACAATTTCTAGTAATTCTTCTACAGGTAAATTACCCACAGCTACCGCAGTAATTGATTGTGGTTGATACCAATCAGCATGAAAATCCCGCATTTGTTGCGGTGTAACTTGAGAAACCACCTCTTCTGGCCCCAGTACCGGACGACGGTAGGGTAAAGAATCAAAAGCAGTTTCCATTACCCGGCGAAAAGTACGACGACGGGGATTATCTTCTGAACGCCTGATTTCTTCTAGAACTACCAAACGTTCCCGTTCAAAAGCATCACCAGGAATACTGGCATTAAATACAACATCTATTTGTAGTGGAGCGAGTTCTGCAAAGTCCTGAGGAGCGGTATTTATATAATAATGTGTGTAATCTTGGCTCGTAGCTGCATTAGTTACTGCACCTCGTTCTTCAATTCGCCGTTCAAACTCGCCACTAGCTAGTCGCTGTGTGCCTTTAAAAATCATATGCTCTAAAAAGTGAGCCATTCCGTTAATCGCATCTGACTCTACAGCAGAGCCAATTTTTACCCATAAGCTGAGGTTAACTGCTTCCACGGGCATTTGTTCGGCGATAATTGTTAAACCATTGGGTAAATGGTGTAGCGTTGGCGCATTGAGGCGTGGGAATTTGAGCAAAGTTGATGTCATTGGTTGTGGTGAGGTGAAGAGCTTTGTTACTTCTCATATCTTACAACCCCCTCGATGGTGTAAACCCTGTAGAGACGTTTCAATTCAGATTACTGGCTTCTTAAAGAAGTCGGGGATCTTGTTTTTATGATCAAAGTCCTATTTATCTAAATAATCCTATTGATTGCAAACTGCTTAGTAATTGAGCAATACCTTGTGCAGCTAGTCCAACACCAACAGCTAAAGCAGAGGAAATTTCAATAATTCTTAGCAACCCACTAAACTTATCTTTTGCATCATCTAAATTATCTCTTTGATTTTGAATTTCAATAACTATATTATTATCTTTATGATTCAGAGAATCAACTAAATTCTCCATTTTTTTTATATGTCGTTCTTGTGTAGTAATGCGTTTTTTGAGATTTTCTAACTTACCATCCATCTGAGTTTTTATTTCACCAATTTTTTCTTTACACTCCTCTACATTAGTTTCACGAGTTTGAATTGCTGTTTCTACACTAGCAATTAAGTTATTATCTGAATTTGCATAAACTCCTTTACCACTTTTCAGCATCTTCAGTTTTTCCTGAAGACTTTCCATATCTTCCTGATACTCTTTTTGTGATTCTCCCAAAGTTTCAATTTGTTTACTATTATCTTTAATTTCATTTTCTAATTCTTGGCGATCGCTATATTCCATCTGTGACATAATTCTTAACCTCTATTTCTTAATTTCCCTAAACATATCTTGCAAATCTACCAAATATATGCTATTGACAAAATCTATCATTATTTGGCAATCATGGGCAATATTTTTCAATTCTTCGGCTTCAGGATTAGTGGTAAAATGTAATTGTGCTTTAGCAATTAATTTTGATAAATCCTGAAACTTAGATACAATTATCTTTTGTTCTTGCTGCATAGAAGCAACAGTTTTTAATGGAGAAATTCCAGATTTTTCTAATTCATAAAACCAGTCAGGTGCTAAAATTAGTTCTTCGTAGATTTTCAATAATTGTAAATAAGCATGATTGAAGTTTATAGCTTGATTTGCTAAAGTTTCGTAAGATAAAACCAGATTTTTAACTGCTATATCCAAAATACTTTTCTCCTATTTATAAAATTTATCAATTGTAGGTTGGGTAGAGCGATAGCGAAACCCAACATTCTGTATAATTTGTGAAGCGTTGGGTTTCCTTGCGTCAACCCAACCTACAGTTATTTTACTCATATTTGTAAATCACGTTTAACCTTATTAATTTTTGCTTGCTGAATAGCTAAACTCAACACCTCCGTTAACTTATTTTGTAATTCTTGTTTTTCATTTTGCGGACGTTTTAGAGTCTCTTTTAAAGATGATTCCTCAATATCGGTAATGCGTCTTTGTTCATAAGCAAGATTATCTTTTAATTTTTGAATATCCGCAACCTGTGATTCTTTATCTAAAACCTGCGCTAAATTGATTATCTGTTGTTGAACACTTTGTAATTGACGAGATGATTTTTGCCAAAGTTGTTGATAATGACTTCTACGAATACGGTTATTTGTATCCAACACTTTTTGATAGGATTGGTCAAATATTCCCAATTTAATATTTACCAAAGATTGTAATTCTACCAAATCCGTTAAAGTTAAATTACCAGCAAGTTGTAAATGCTTCAAACTGCGGATATTATTAGCATCAATGCGTCTATCTATTTGCAGTGATAATTCATCAGGAACTGGGTTTAAATCAAAACGTAATTTTCCAGCTAAACGATGAAAGATTTCCTGTTTTAAATCTGATAATAAAACTTGTAATCCTGTACAATCTTGAGAAACCTGATTTAACTCCTCCCGAATATCAGTTAAACTTTGATTGTGTTCTTTATCCAAACGTTGATATTCTTGTAAAGCAGTGGATAGTAAAGTTTCCTGACCTTGAATATACCAAGGACGGGATTTAATCACATCTTTAATTTTATCATTGGTAATAGAACTTTCTACCCCTAACTTTTCCTTAGCACTATTTTCATAAGGAATTTTTACCGGGTGGGGACGATACCAACCTTCCATATATAAGAAAGATTCACCAGGTTGTAACCGCGCAATTTCTTCCATTTGTGATTGGTCTAAAAGCATCGCTTGACCAATATCTTTTCGATCATCTGCTGACACCAAACGATGAGCAATTTTCACGTTTGTATTTTTGACAACTTCTGCTGCTACTCCTGTGGGTAATTGGTCAGCAATAATAATAGATTCTCTTAATGCCCGCATTTCTGCTAACATTCTTGTAACATAATTTGCGGCTTCTTGTTTTGTATTTGCATCTTCAGCGGAGGAAGTACCTAAATTTCTCCCGACTAAATTATGTGCTTCTTCTAATAATAAAATATGTTCAGGATTTCCGTCCTTTTCCGTGCGTTGACGTTTGATATATTCTCGAATTTTAGTTAGCAAAAAGAACGTCATCAAATTTGCTTGGTCTTGGTTTAAATAATCCAATTCTAAAATTGTGGGATATTTCAATAAATCAGCAATTGTCGGACTACTGCGTTGAGTATTTAACATCGCACCCACACCACGTTTTAATAAACTACCAATTCTCACTTCTAAAGCTGTTTTCAGGTTAGATTTTACCTCACCTGCGTAATCTT contains the following coding sequences:
- a CDS encoding pitrilysin family protein; its protein translation is MTSTLLKFPRLNAPTLHHLPNGLTIIAEQMPVEAVNLSLWVKIGSAVESDAINGMAHFLEHMIFKGTQRLASGEFERRIEERGAVTNAATSQDYTHYYINTAPQDFAELAPLQIDVVFNASIPGDAFERERLVVLEEIRRSEDNPRRRTFRRVMETAFDSLPYRRPVLGPEEVVSQVTPQQMRDFHADWYQPQSITAVAVGNLPVEELLEIVAEGFSKNKVISTVNREQKPVIPEPAFTEIVRGEFVDESLQQARLVMIWRVPGLIELNDTYALDVVAGILGHGRTSRLVQDLREERGLVSSISVSNMSNLLQGVFTISAKCDVENLAIVEEAIAQHLHILQTEMVKESEIARVRRRVANRFVFGNETPSDRAGLYGYYQSLIGDLEPAFNYPDYIQAQDANHLLQAAQQYLSPNAYGVVVIKPA